ATGACGGGAACCGAGATCGAGCTCGGAAGCGTGGCCGACGGCAAGGGGACCGGGGGCGTCGCCCACGGCGACGTGCTGATTGCCTTCACCGACGCCGTGATGGCGAACGAGCCCGAGGCCATGGCGCGCACCCGCGATGCGGTCACAGCAGCGCTGGGCGAGCAGGCGGTGGCCGATGCAGCAGGGGTGATCGCGATGTTCAACATCGTCGATCGGGTCGCCGACGCCACGGGCATTCCGATCGACGAGGGCGGCACCCACGACCTGCGCTACGCGATCGGGAGCGAGCTCGGCATGGACGGTCAGACCCCCGAGGCGCGCGCGGCGCGCTGAGCCGACGGAGCCAAGCGATGCGCGCTGTGGGACGCGCACTTCTGCCGACGCTGCTGGTCCTGCTGGGCGCGGTCTCCCTCGCGGCGGGAGACGCACGGGTGGACATCGCCGCCGTCGAGACGGCGCACCGGCAGAACGATCTGCCGGCGCTCGAGACCCAGTACAAGGCGCTCGACCGCGAAGGAACGCTCGGGCTTCGCAGGCGCTACCTGCGGGCGTTCATCGCGTGGCGTGCGAACCATGTGCTCCGCGCGAAGCCTGACAGCGCGTCGGCGCGCAACGCCTGGCTCGAGACGGCCCGCGTCGATCTCGACGCGGTGCTCGCGACCGATCCGCACCACGTCGAGGCGCTCGTTCTCCAGGCCGCCGTGCTCGGGGAGCTCTCCGAGCGCAGCGTCTGGGAACGGCTCACGCTCGGCCGCACCGCCTACGAGCTGCTCGAGCGCGCGATCGCGCGGGGGCCGGGCAACCCGCGCGCGGCCCTCCAGCGGGGCGTGTTCCGGCTGTACGCGCCCGGCTTCGCGGGGGGCGGAACCGACGCGGCGCTCGCCGAACTGGAGCGCGCCGAGCTGCTCTTCAAGACCGAGCCGCCCGATGCCTGGCCCGGCTGGGGGCGCGTCGACGTCGCGGCCTGGCTCGGCCAGGCGCTGGTAGCGGCGGGCCGACCCGAGGAAGCCCGCGCCCACTACCTCGAAGGGCTGGCCTACGCGCCGCCTTCGCCTTGGATCCGCGAGGTGCTGTTGCCCGAGCTGGGGCCTTCGCCGAAGCCCTGATTCCCCACCCCGAACACGTTGGTCGGGTCGACCGCCCGTTTCAGCTGGCGTCCCCACTCGAGCATGCCGCCGGATTGGATCCGGCCGAGGAACGGGCTGCGGATCTTGCCGATGCCGTGGTGATGCGAGAGGGAACCGCCGCAGCGCAGCACCTCGTCGCGCGCCGCGTGCTCGATCTCGGCATAGACTTGGCTCGGATTCTCGACGCCCTTGTAGTACGTGGCGAAGTAGAAGTAGACGGCGACGCCCGTGTCGTAGAGCTGGGTGATGCGACAGGTGATGAAGGGTTTCCCGGGGAGACCGCGCTCCCGGTGCTCATCGCGGATGCGTTGCTTCACCCGTTCGCAGAGGTCGAGGGCCTGACTCCACGGGACCGACGTCTCGAAGGACTCGGCCAGCATCCAGTGGTTCATGATCCAATCGCGGATGTAGGCGATTCCAAAGGTCAGCTGGTAGCCGCGGCGACCGTTCTCGGCGCCCCCGGCCAGGCCGCCGTGGCGCGACGCGAGACGGCGGACGTGACGCTGCTGCGTCCGGACTTCCTCGGCGCCGCCCTCGTAGACGAGCGTGCACGCGCACATCGTTTCGGGATCGAACCCCTTGAGCCCGACGACGAACGCCTTCTCGAGCTTCGACTTCCAGGCCTTCCAGCCGGTGCGCTTTCCCTTGAGCATCTGGCTCAGCTGGAACTGCATGTTGTCGACCAGGCGCACACTCGCGGGCGGGATGCCTTCGCGCTCGAGGTCGCGCAGGAACCGGAAGCCGCTCTCGAAATCGCGGAACACGATCGAGCCGTAGACCTGCTTCTCGGGCAGGGGGAAGAGCTTCACGACGGCGCGGGTCACGATCCCCAGGCCGCCCTCGGACCCGAAGATCCAGCGTCGCGCGTCGGCGATGCCGACCGATTCGCGGGGAACCGTCGCGCTGCGTTCGAGCACACCCCGGGCGGTGACGGCCGTGACATCGAGGACGATCTGCTCGATGTTCCCGTAGCGGTTCTTCTTCATGCCGCTGGCATGGGTGGCGATCCAACCGCCGAGGGTCGAGAACTCGACGCTGTCGGGTTCGTGACCCAGCGTGAAGCCGTGCTCGGCGAGCTGCTCGACGAGCTGCCGTCCGACCGCCCCGGCCTCGATGCAGGCCATCCGGTTCTCGGGGTCGATCCACAGGATGCGGTTCATACGCGAGAGGTCGACCGACACGATCGTGCGCGACTCGTTCGTCGGGCAGCGCAGCGCATCGGTGACGTTCGTCCCACCGCCGTAGGGCACCAGGCAGACGTCGTGTCGCAGGGCCGCTTCCACCAGGGCGACGACCTGCTCGTGTTCGGTGGGGAACACGACCAGATCCGGCACCCGCTCGATGCGCCCATACTTGATGGCGTACATCTCTTCCTGGGTGTGTCCATGGCCGTGGCGCAACCGGACTTCCGGGTCGCGGGAGATCTGATCGTCGGCCAGAACCTTCGCCATCTCGTCTTCGAAGGCCGCGTGGGAACGCGCGGACGGAATCTCGGGGGGGTAGCGAGCCGGGTGGCGATCGTCGGAGCGCACGGCCGGGTGGATCGTGTCGTGCACCCAGCCCAACAGCTCGGCCAGCTCTTCGCCGCAGAGCGGATAGCGCGAGCCGGTGAGCACGACGGTTCCGTCGTCGCGGAGCTGGAAGGCGGTGTCGCGGAAGCCCCAGACGTCGAAGCTCTCGACGTCCTGGGGGTCGGGAACCCAGGGTTCGGGCACGATGCGCTTCGCTTCCAAGACGTCCCCCCGTTGGCGCGACTCTAGTCTGACGCGGGCATCGCAGCCGGCGCAACGGGCGGCCCGGTCAGCGAGGGGGGTGCCGACGACCGCTCGAGCGCCTCGAGGATGCGCGGATCGTCGCGCGACGCGAGGTCGTAGAGGTCGAGGAACACCTCGCGGAGGTTGTCCTGGCGCCGCCGGCGGAGTCCATCGAGGAGCGGCCCCAGGCCCCGGGCGCCGGGGCCGAGCAACGTCCGTACGAGCTCGGCGAGCAGCGCCGGATCGACCCGGGTCTCGTGAACCACGGGGAGGGACCCGCGGTCGTGGGCGGTGAAGAGCCAGCCGTGTGCGCGGCTGGCTGCTCGCACCAGCCCGAGCCGCGCGGCCGCGGAGAGCTGCTCCACCCCGTCGACGAAGAGCACCGCCTCGGGCGGCAAGCGCCGCGCCTGGGACCAGAGCGCGCGCGCGGTGGGGACGGGCTGGGCCTCGCTGAACCGCCAGGAGACGACCCGCTTCCCGCCGGCGGTGAAGCGGGCTGCGAGG
This Myxococcota bacterium DNA region includes the following protein-coding sequences:
- a CDS encoding FAD-binding oxidoreductase, giving the protein MEAKRIVPEPWVPDPQDVESFDVWGFRDTAFQLRDDGTVVLTGSRYPLCGEELAELLGWVHDTIHPAVRSDDRHPARYPPEIPSARSHAAFEDEMAKVLADDQISRDPEVRLRHGHGHTQEEMYAIKYGRIERVPDLVVFPTEHEQVVALVEAALRHDVCLVPYGGGTNVTDALRCPTNESRTIVSVDLSRMNRILWIDPENRMACIEAGAVGRQLVEQLAEHGFTLGHEPDSVEFSTLGGWIATHASGMKKNRYGNIEQIVLDVTAVTARGVLERSATVPRESVGIADARRWIFGSEGGLGIVTRAVVKLFPLPEKQVYGSIVFRDFESGFRFLRDLEREGIPPASVRLVDNMQFQLSQMLKGKRTGWKAWKSKLEKAFVVGLKGFDPETMCACTLVYEGGAEEVRTQQRHVRRLASRHGGLAGGAENGRRGYQLTFGIAYIRDWIMNHWMLAESFETSVPWSQALDLCERVKQRIRDEHRERGLPGKPFITCRITQLYDTGVAVYFYFATYYKGVENPSQVYAEIEHAARDEVLRCGGSLSHHHGIGKIRSPFLGRIQSGGMLEWGRQLKRAVDPTNVFGVGNQGFGEGPSSGNSTSRIQGEGGA
- a CDS encoding AAA family ATPase, whose protein sequence is MRARENPFRTSRLDALAYRPRGESIERLLARWERQGRRGVVVGAHGSGKTTLLRALAARFTAGGKRVVSWRFSEAQPVPTARALWSQARRLPPEAVLFVDGVEQLSAAARLGLVRAASRAHGWLFTAHDRGSLPVVHETRVDPALLAELVRTLLGPGARGLGPLLDGLRRRRQDNLREVFLDLYDLASRDDPRILEALERSSAPPSLTGPPVAPAAMPASD